The Caldisalinibacter kiritimatiensis DNA window AACATAAAGCAGTTAGAACAAATGGAAAAAGAAAGCAAAGATATAAAAGAAAACATGAAAAATTTAGAAAATGAAATGTTAGATATTATGGAAGAAGTAGATAATTTAGAAAAAGAAATAAATATTTTAGAAAAAGAGTATAATGAATTATCTGAAGAAATTGAAGATGCAAAAAATAAGAATCAGGAATTGATTAGCTCAGTAAAAGAAGGAATTAAAGTTAAGAAAAATAAAATAGAAGAAATTCAAAAAGAAATAGATGAAGATTTATTAAATAAATTTAATCAATTAAAGCAGAAAAAAAGGAAAGCGGTGGTTGAAGTTGTAGGGGATAGATGTACAGGATGTCATATGAACATACCAACATCAATATTATCTAAAATAAAAAGTTCAGATAAAATTATGTACTGTGACAACTGTGGAAGAATATTATATTATAATAAGGAGAAGTCTTAATAACGAACATATATCTATTAGCAATAATAGAATAATTATATAAACATTGAGTAATAATAAATGTAAATACTGTAGGATAATAATGGATTATTTACCAATATACATTGTTTGACATTAGTGCTATTATGTTATAAAATATAAAAGTCGTCAAAAATAAATAAACGAGTAAGTCAGATGGTCGCATGTCTGATGGCATGAGGAAAGTCCGAGCTCCATAGGGCAGGATGCTGGGTAATACCCAGTGGGGGCGACCCCAAGGATAGTGCAACAGAAATATACCGCCTGTCTTTATGACAGGTAAGGGTGGAAAGGTGAGGTAAGAGCTCACCAGCAACTAGGCGACTAGTTGGCTCTGTAAACCCCATCCGGAGCAAGACCAAGTTAGGGACATAAAAGGTGGCGGCCCGTCACTGTCCCGTATGGTAGGTCGCTTGAGCCTATTGGCAACAATAGGCCTAGATAGATGACCATTTTGATACAGAACTCGGCTTACAGACTTGCTCGTTACGGAATAGAATTAATAAAAAGCACTATGGATTTTCCATAGTGCTTTTTTTAGTGCATCTATCTATTCATTAACCAAACTGATAAATTCAATAAAGAAGCAAAACTAACCCAAATAACATATGGGATTAATAAATAACCTGAAATTTTATCAAGTTTAAAGAAACTTTTAGTTGTAGCTATGATTAAAATGAGAAGTACTATTATTTCTAAAAAAGCAAGTCCTCTTAAAGCTAATCCAAAGAATATTATACTCCATAAAAAGTTAAAGAATAATTGTATACCGTATAATCTCAATGATTTTTTAACTTGTGGTAACATCCAAATTCGATAGCTTGCTATTCCCATTAATATGTATAGAATTGTCCATACAGGTGCAAAGATTCCTGCAGGCGGTGCAAAGAAAGGTTTATTAAGTGTTTCAAAGGTTTGATAACCGTCACGAACTAAATATGAGCTTAAAAAACCAACTAAAAGTGGAATCGCTATTGCAATAATTAAAGCTAAATAGTTCTTTTTACCATTCACTTTAAATAATTTCATAAATTCGCCCCCAAACTAATTTCTATTAAATTATTATTCAAGTATAGCAGTGTTTAGACTATTGCTTTTACCATATGTCTATTTATATTTATATTACCCCAAAGTCAGTAGCTAAAACCAAAGTGAAGTAATAGGTTTAATTTATTTTTTTAATTAACATTTTTATAATAATCTGTACATGTTTTTCATATATATCTA harbors:
- a CDS encoding zinc ribbon domain-containing protein yields the protein MSQLKLLWELQSYVVELNDLTNKLETLNKKEEIKQIEIKLNEKEYDLVNKKTQLEVDEVKIQRYEQKLKQLAFNKEEIDQKLYSGQITNIKQLEQMEKESKDIKENMKNLENEMLDIMEEVDNLEKEINILEKEYNELSEEIEDAKNKNQELISSVKEGIKVKKNKIEEIQKEIDEDLLNKFNQLKQKKRKAVVEVVGDRCTGCHMNIPTSILSKIKSSDKIMYCDNCGRILYYNKEKS
- a CDS encoding TspO/MBR family protein; this translates as MKLFKVNGKKNYLALIIAIAIPLLVGFLSSYLVRDGYQTFETLNKPFFAPPAGIFAPVWTILYILMGIASYRIWMLPQVKKSLRLYGIQLFFNFLWSIIFFGLALRGLAFLEIIVLLILIIATTKSFFKLDKISGYLLIPYVIWVSFASLLNLSVWLMNR